The genomic DNA GTTTTCGGTGTAGATGTATTCTGCGACCGGGATCGTCGGCTTCTTGGAGTCGAGGATAAGCGGAGCCTTTCCTTCGGCGGCGAGAGCCGGGTTGTAGCGAAGCAGAGTCCAGTAACCGGAATCCACGGCCATCTTCTGGTGCTGAAGCTGGCTGTTGAGATCGAAACCGTGGTTGATGCAGGGGCAGTAGCAGATGATCAGCGACGGACCATTGTGAGCTTCCGCTTCCTGGAGAACCTTCAGGGCCTGAGCGTCGTTTGCACCGAGGGCGATACGGCCCACGTAAACGTTCTTGTAGCTCATGGCGATAAGGCCCAGGTCCTTCTTGCCAGCGCGCTTACCAGCGGCAGCGAAGAGGGCGACGGCGCCACGGTTCGTGGCCTTGGAAGCCTGTCCACCGGTGTTGGAGTACACTTCGGTATCGAGGACGCAGATGTTCACGTTCTCGCCGGTTGCCATCACGTGGTCGAGACCACCGTAACCGATATCGTATGCCCAACCGTCACCACCGAAGATCCACACGGACTTCTTCACGAGGTAGTCGGCGAATTCGTCGCGGAGGCTGACGGATGCTTCGTCGGTTGCACCGGCGAGGGCAGCCTTCAGGGCGGCGACGTTTTCACGCTGGGCCTTGATGCCGGCTTCGTCATTCTGCTCCTGGGTCGTGAGCTTTTCCTTGAGTTCGGCAGGAACGTTCACGGCTTCGAGGAGGCTCAAAGCCTGCTTGGCATGCTTCGTGATAGCGAGGCGCATACCGAGACCGAATTCAGCGTTGTCTTCGAAGAGGGAGTTCGCCCAAGCGGGGCCGCGGCCTTCCTTGTTCTTTGCCCACGGAGTGGTCGGGAGGTTACCGCCGTAAATGGAGGAGCAACCCGTAGCGTTGGCGACAACCATGCGGTCACCGAACAGCTGAGAAACGAGACGCACGTAAGCGGTTTCGCCGCAGCCTGCGCAGGAGCCAGAGAATTCGAACAGAGGTTCGAGGAGCATGGCCTGCTTGACGAGGTTCTTGTTGACCTTGGTGCGGTCGAATTCCGGGAGATCGACGAAGAAGTCCCAGCACTTGCCTTCCTGAACCTTGATGGGTTCCTGCGGCACCATGTTGATGGCCTTCTTGGTTTCGTCGGCCTTGTCCTTACCGATACAGGCCTGCGTACAAACGCCGCAACCCGTACAGTCGTAGCTGGACACGGAAATCGCGAATACCGGCTTGTCGGAACCTTCGAGCTTGAAGCCCTTGGCCGGGGTGTACTTGAAGCCTTCCGGAGCGTTCTTCACTGCGGATTCGTCAACGACCTTCACGCGGATGGCTGCATGCGGGCAGACCATGGCGCACTTGCCGCACTGCACGCAAGCGTCCGGATTCCAGGACGGGATGTTGAGGGCGAGGTCGCGCTTTTCGTACTTGGTGGTACCGGTCGGGAACACGCCGTCGCAAGGCATCTTGGAGACGGGGAGAAGTTCGCCGTTGCCCTTGATGATTTCTGCGGTGACTTCGTTCACGAACTTCGGAGCGTTGCCGTGGATCGGAGCGCGGAATTCCTTGGTGCTGGTGACAGTAGCAGGAACCTTGACTTCGAACAGGTTAGCAAGAGAGGCGTCGATAGCGTCCCAGTTCTTCTGGACCACTTCCTGACCCTTCTTGGCGTAGGTCTTTTCGGCGTACTTCTTGATGTACTTGATGGCGGTTTCGGCATCGAGCACGTTACCGAGCTTAGAGAAGAAGCAGGTCTGCATCACGGTGTTGATGCGGCGGCCCATGCCGGTCTTCGCGGCAACGGCGTAGGCGTCGATCACGTACACCTTGAGGTGCTTCTTGATGATTTCTTCCTGCACCGGACGCGGGAAGGTATCCCACACGGTGTCGGCGGAATGCGGAGTATTCACGAGGAAGGTTGCGCCATCCTTCGCGTACTTCAGCATGTTCACGGATTCCAGGTGCGGAGTGTGGTGGCATGCCACGAAGTCGGCTTCGTTTTCGCCAATCAGGTACGGGGCGTCGATGATGCTCTTACCAAAGCGGAGGTGAGAGGTGGTCATGGAGCCGGACTTCTTGGAGTCATAGACGAAGTAGCCCTGGGCGTAGTTGTCGGTTTCGTTACCGATAATCTTGATGGAGTTCTTGTTGGCACCCACGGTACCGTCAGAGCCGAGACCGAAGAACATGGCCTGGAAGAAGTCGCTTTCCAGCTTGAAGTTCGGGTCGATGGTGAGGCTCGTGTGGCACACGTCGTCGTTGATACCGACGGTGAAGCGAGCCTTCGGGTCGGCCTTGGCGAGTTCGTCGTAAATGGCCTTGACCATGGCCGGGGTGAATTCCTTGGAAGAGAGACCGTAGCGGCCGCCGATCATCTTCGGCATAGCCATCTTGCCTGCCATCACGGCTTCGGAGATAGCGGTCAGGGCGTCCTGGAAGAGCGGTTCGCCAGCGGAACCCGGTTCCTTGCAGCGGTCGAGGACGGCAATCTTCTTGACGGTCTTCGGGAGGGCTGCAACCACGGCTTCCATCGGGAACGGACGGTACAGGCGGATGTTCACGAGACCGACCTTTTCGCCCTTCCCGTTGAGGTACTTGACGGTGTCACCGATGGTGCAGGTCGAAGAACCCATGGAAATGATCACGCGGTCGGCATCGGGTGCACCGACGTAGTCCACGATGTGGTACTGACGGCCAGTGTAGCTTGCGACCTTGTCCATGTACTTCTGGACAATTTCCGGAACCTTCAGGTAGAACGGGTTCACCGTTTCGCGGCCCTGGAAGTAAACGTCCGGGTTCTGGGCGGTACCGCGCATGGTCGGGCGGTCCGGAGTGAGGCAACGTTCACGGCATGCCTTCACGTACTTTTCGTCGATGACGTTACGGATAACGCCGTCTTCGAGAGCTTCGATCTTCATCACTTCGTGAGAGGTACGGAAACCGTCGAAGAAGTGCATGAAGGGAACGCGGCTTTCGAGAGTGGAAGCGTGGGCCACGAGAGCGAGGTCCTGGCATTCCTGCACGCAGCTGGAGGCGAGCATGGCGAAACCGGTCTGGCGGCAGGCCATCACGTCGGAATGGTCACCGAAAATAGAAAGGCCCTGCATGGCAAGGGCACGGGCAGTCACATGGAAGACCGTGGGGGTCAGTTCGCCCGCAATCTTGTACATGTTCGGGATCATCAAGAGAAGACCCTGGGAAGCGGTGAAGGTCGTGGTCAAAGCACCAGCCTGGAGCGCTCCGTGAACGGTACCGGCAGCGCCACCTTCGGACTGCATTTCAAACACGCGGGGAACCTGTCCCCAAATATTCTTCTTGCCTGCAGCACTCCAGTTGTCGGCGTGCTCAGCCATAGGACTAGACGGTGTAATCGGGTAAATAGCCGCAACTTCGCTAACAGCAAATGCTACGCTAGCGGTGGCCTCGTTACCATCACACGCAATCATCTTTTTTGCCATGTGTGTCTCCAATTTTTAGGTTTTTTCGAAAAAATCTGATCATATACACCCCGGGCATGTGGTACCACACCCGTGGCGCAAAAATCCGTAGAGAAAAATATAAAGATTGAGCGTGAAAGAACGGGAATTTTTTGAAAAATTCTCTTAAATGGGGAATGTATGGGGGCGAAAAATGCCGGTAGAACTGTGTAAATAAATTTTAACGTTCGTATCTGCGGTACCCGGGTCTAAAAACCATCGGTTGCGGTTCTGAAATGCGTTCCTTGCGTTTTGCGGGCTTAAAAGCCTTTGACTGGGGGCCTCGCTTGTCGGGCCAGCACCCCCAGGGCATTTTCTTGATATTGCGGGACTCGAAGAATTCTGCAACTTTGTCATTGTCGGCGAAATAGTAGACATACCCGTTTTTTGTGAATCCCTGTGTCTCGAAGGTTGCATTGATGTTAGTGGTATCGATGGGCTTGCCTTGCCTATAGAGTTCTACATAGTAGGCGCTCCATTGTTTGTCGAAGTGTATGCCGCTCCTTTTTTTACGGTCCTTGTATTCTAAGGCTTTCGTCAAGTCGTCGAAGTCCCTCTTTAGTCGGGTTTGGTACACTGCGAAGGCGAGGGGCGAGGATGCCTGCTCATCGAGCAGGGGTGTGCTTTCGGTGCATGTAAAAAAGGCCATGGAATCCGCGGCGTCGATATAGTCTTCCAGGCGCAGGTCGTTGGAGGGGGTAAAGTCTCTGCTGGCTGTTTTCAACTCATTGGGGTCGCTGCACCCGCACAGGGCGACGAAAGCTGCCATGACCAGGCATTTTAAGGTGTTTATTCCTTTGCGCATGGAACTAAACTAATAAATTTTCCTGTTGCAGGGAGTTTTTTCTATATTCCGCACTGATGAAATTCCGCGTATCCACAGAAACCTTGAACCGGCTGAAGCGCTTCCGCAAGAACAAGCGGGCGTTCTGGTCGCTGGTGGTGCTCGTGGTGGCGTACCTGCTTTCACTCACGAGCCCGTGGACGGTGAACGACGAACCGCTCGTGCTGCGTTACGAGGGCAAGACGTATTTCCCGGCGTTCGTGCGGTACAGCGATGCGGATTTTGGCGGGGAATACCAGACGGAAGCCGATTATGGCAAGCTTTTCGAGGCTGTTCGCGAGTGCGAGGAAGATGCTGCCGAGGGCTTTACCCGCGCGGGCGGATGCCCCGAGGTTTGGGCCATTATGCCCCCGATTGCGCACGACCCGCTGAAGGCGGACCTGAGCGAGGACGGAGCGCCCCCGTTTGCGCCGAGTGCAAGGCATTGGCTTGGCACCGACAGCAACGGCCGCGACGTTTTGGCGCGCCTGATTCACGGGTTCAGGATTTGTATCAGTTTTAGCCTGCTCTTGACGGTGCTCGGGACGTTCCTCGGGATTGTCATCGGCGGTATCCAGGGCTACCTCGGCAAGTTCTGGGATATCGGCATGCAGCGCATGATTGAAATTTGGTCGTCGCTCCCGATGCTCTATGTGGTGATTCTAATCGGGAGCATTTACGGGCGCAGTTTCTGGCTGCTCATCTTGATTATGGCGGCGTTCAACTGGATTTCGCTCAGTTACTACATGCGTGCGGAATTCCTCAAGCTGCGCGGCATGACCTACGTGCAGTCGGCGAAGGTTCTGGGCATGGGGCACAGGCATATCTTTTTCAAGGAAATTCTGCCGAATGCGATGACGCCCGTGGTGACGCTGTTCCCGTTCACGCTGATTGGCGGTATCGGGAGCCTTACTTCGCTCGATTTTCTGGGATTCGGCCTGCAGCCGCCCACGCCCAGCTGGGGCGAACTCATGAGCCAGGGACTCAATAATTTGTATGCACCGTGGATTTCGGTGAGCACGGTCGCCGCACTCTTCGTGACGCTGCTCCTCACCACGTTCGTGGGCGAGGGCGTGCGGGATGCCATGGACCCGAAGTCGGGGGACAGGTATGTTTAGTTCTTCGCCGGTTTTGCAGGTGCGCGGGCTCTCGGTGGCCTTCGGGTTCAATAAGAAAGGCTTGCCGGTGGAAGGCCGCAAGCCGTTGCAAGTGACGGACCGTGTCTCGTTCGAAATCAATGCGGGCGAGTTCTTTGCGCTGGTGGGCGAGTCGGGTTGCGGCAAGAGTGTGACTGCGATGGGAATCCTGCGGCTGCTCCCGTGGCCGGGCGCGCAGATTGTCGAGGGCTCGGTGCTGTACAGCGCGGGTGCTTCGAATGCGGGTAAGGACTGCGCTGAGGGTTCTCTTGTGGAAAAAGACTGCGCGCCGATTGATTTGGCGAAGCTCCCGCTCCCTGAACTGCAGAAAATCCGCGGGTCCGAGATTGCGTGCATATTTCAGGAGCCGATGCAGGCCCTGAACCCGGTCGTGACCATCAAGAAGCAGTTGCTCGAGGTGTTCAAGTTCTGCGGTGGACCCTATCGTTCGCCTGCTGTGCCTACCGGCAAGGCTTTAAACGGCGCGGGTAAGGCTGAGTCGGGCAAGGACGGCGCAAAAACTGCGGGCAAGGACGGCGCGAAAACTGCGGGCAAGGACGGCGCGAAAACTGCGGGCAAGGATGGCGCCGCCGACCCGCTGGCAGCAATTCGCGAGATGCTGACTCTCGCGGGCTTTAACGACCCCGACCGCGTGCTGAACGCCTACCCGCATGAACTATCGGGAGGCATGCTCCAGCGCGTATGTATCGTGATGGCGTTGCTCCCGAAACCCAAGCTCATTATTGCCGACGAACCGACTACGGCACTCGACGTGACGGTGCAGGCGCAGGTCCTTGCGGTCTTGAAAGATATGGCGAATCGCACGGGTACCGCGGTCCTGCTGATTACCCACAACATGGGCATTGTCTCGCAATACGCGGACCGCGTGGCGGTGATGTACGCCGGCCGCATCGTAGAATGCGGGCCCGTGCGCGACGTGATTGATAACCCGATGCACCCGTACACGCAGGGGCTATTGGCCGCCATCCCCGAAAACCACAGTGACATGCGCAACCTGCGCTCCATCCCGGGGTCAGTGCCGCATGCGCGCGACTTTGTGAAGGGCTGCCGATTTGCGGACCGCTGCGAAAAGTGTGCGAGCCTTTCCGCCGAGCTGCAGGCCAAGTGCCGCTCACAGGAAATCCCGCCGAAAGTGGGCGAGTCTCATTTTGCGCAGTGCTATTTCCAGAATTTGCAAAGCAAGTAAACGCTTCTAGCAGACCAAATGCATGCGTGCTGCCCGCTTGGTCTGCCCAGCGGGCCTAAAAAATCACTTTTAGGTGCAAGTAATTTGCTTTCCAGCAGACCAAATTTACGAAAATATCTGAAAAGGTCTGCTCAAAAGTCTAAAAACAGCAGATTTCGTTGCGTATAAAGTAATTTTTAGCAGACTAAATGAGGGCTTGCGGCCATTTTAGTCTGCTCGGGCTAATATATAGTTTGCTCGGTTTTATGCGTTATCAATCCGGACTTATTTCAGACCGTATTTCTCGGCGAGCTGGGCGCGCTCTTCTTCGGAAAGGCTTTTCAGGTAAGCCTTCCAGCCGGGGCAGAAGTTGATGTGGAATCGCCAGAACCGCCCGATGAGGGATTTGGGGTTCTTGTCGTACTGGGCACGGATTTTGCAGTTTGCGCAGGCCATTTTATGCGTCCTCGTTTTGGGTTGCCTTATGCCTGTGCAAATTCTCTTGCAAGTTCGATAAGCGTCTGCACGCCGAAACCGGTGGCGCCGTATTCGGTGTACTTCCACTTCTTGGTGACGAATGCCGTACCCGCGATGTCGCAATGCGCCCACGCGGTATTTTCGGGAACGAATTCCTGCAGGAACAGTGCCGCGGAAATTGCGCCCGCGTCGGTTCCCGTGTTCTTGAGGTCGGCAAACTTGTCCTTGAGCGCGTCGGCGTATTCTTCTTCGAGCGGCATGCTCCAGAACTTTTCGCAGCACGCTTCGCCGCAGTTGATAACCTTCAGGCCGAGATCGTCGTCGTTGCTGAAGAAGCCCGCGATGGCATACCCGAGTGCGCGGACCATGGCACCGGTGAGTGTGGCGAGATCTACGATGTGCGTTGCCCCGATTTCGCCTGCTTCTGCAAGTCCGTCGCTAAGCACCAGGCGGCCTTCGGCATCGGTGTTGTCGACCATCACGGTCTTGCCGTTCTTGGCCTTGAAGATGTCGCCCGGGAGCACGGACTTGTTGCCGATTGCGTTTTCGGCGAGGCAGCACACGGCGCTCACGTGAATCGGGAGCTTGAGCGTGGCGATAGCCTGTATGGCGGCAAGTACGGTCGCCGCCCCGCTCATGTCGCTAATCATTTCGGGCATGGATTTGGGCGGCTTGAGGCAGAGCCCGCCGGTATCGAACGTGAGACCCTTGCCCACGAATACTAGGTGGTCCTTCGAGGTGCGCTTGGCCCCCTTCGTTCCGTCGTACGAAAGCGTAATCATGTACGGTTCGTGCGAACTGCCCTTGCCGACGGTCACGTGGCCCATGAAGCCTTCCTTTTCGAGTTGCTTCATGTCGCGCACCTTGATGCTGAGGCTCGGCGTGTATTTCGCGATGGTCTTCGCATTTTGAACAAACTCAGCGGGGTAGAGGTCGCTGGCGCAGGTGTTGATGAGGTTCCTTGCAAGCGTTACCGCCTTCTGCTCGACAGCGACATCTTCTGCAATCTTCTTGAAATCCTTGACGTGCTCGCCCGCGACAATCTCGAATGTTACCTGGAAGTTCTTCTCCTGCTTGCTCTTGTATGCGTCGAACTTGTAGTCGGCGTAGCTAAGCCCGTGGAGAATTGCCTTGAACTGCTCATCTGCCGCATCGGCGAGGAAGATGCTCACGCTGGGAACCTGCTTTTTCATGGCGCGGCCAGCCAGGCGGTAGGCGGCCATGCGCAGGTGGTCGAGTGCGGAAAGCCCGCGCTCCTTTGCCGCATCTACGAAAAACGTCGGCTTGCCATCGATTTCAAGGAATTCGAGGTCCTCGAACGGGCCGTCCTTCATGCCGTTAAGAACGGATTCGACCTGCTTTTTGCCGTTTTCCGACAGGATAGTGGAAAACTGCACTGATTTTTTTACGAAAAAGAGGGCGTAGGCGTTCGCTTTTTGCGATTCTGTGGCGATTATATTGAACTTCATGTTTGGAAAGATAGCAAAACTTTTGTATTTTGATACAAAGAAAGTAAATAATGCAAAATGGAGTAATTATGAACACGAAAATGAAATCGTTCGGTTTTGTTCTGGCTCTGACAGCTTTTGCCATGGCTCAAGAAGCGGCTCCCGTAGCGGAAGCTGCAGCACCCGCACCGGAAACAGCCGCCGTTCAGGAAGCGGCTCCTGCTGAGGCCGCCCCGGCCGTTCCGGCACAGGAACCCGCCGCTGCGACGGAACCTGCGGCGGAAACTGCACCCGAAGCGCCCCAGGCTGTTGCCCAGGAACCTGCTCCTGCCCAGGATGCCTCGACAGGCTCGGCAACCGAAACGGCTCCTGTAGAGACGGCCGCTCCGGCCCCGCAGCCTGAACCGCAGCCCGCTCCTGTTGCCGACGAAGGCGACATGCCTGCTCCGAAGGCTGTCCGCGGCGTAGATGCCGAATCGCAGCCCGTGTATGGCGCGCAGACAACCGCTCCGGTCGAAACTACTGTTCGCGAAACCCGCGTGTATAGGCTCAAGGCTGAACCCATTCCGATGAAGTTCTCCTTCGGTGTGCAGGGCTTTGCCGGCATGAACACTCTCTTCGACAACAACTGGGATTTCGAGGAATCCTATGACGGTATTGCATGGAAGGCCGGCTTGTTTGCCGTGGTGCCGTTGAACGAATACACGATGGGCTTCAAGATTGGCGCCTTGTTCGACCATAGTGAGGCTAGCGCCTCCTACTCTTACGGTAGCGATTATTCCAAGGAAGCGCATGTCAAGTTCAAGATGGACCGCGTGACTATCCCGCTCCTGTTCATGCTCAAGTCCATGTACTCGAACTTCTCGTTTGATTTTGGTATGCAAGTCTCCGTGCCTGTCCAGGATACGTTCAAGTATTCCTACGAGAAGGCTGACGGTACTCCCGTGAACGGCAATGCCGACATGATTGACCTGGATTACCGCAATTCCATGGACTTCGCGCTCCTGCTCGGTCTCTCCATCAAGGCGAACAATTACCTTTCGTTCGATATCCGCTACGAATGCGGTATTTCCAATGCCTATGACGGCGTGCCCGGCTGGCGCATCAACGAGCTCACCTCGAACACCTTCCTCTTCGGTATTTCCTTCTACGTCCTCTAATAGTTTATGATTCTTCCGATTGTCGCTATAGTCCTGGGATTGGGTGTCCTGGTATGGAGTGCTGACAAGTTTGTTGATGGAGCGGTAGGTGTCGCCAAGTTTTGCGGCATGTCTACGCTCCTTATCGGTATGGTTATTGTCGGGTTTGGCACCTCCGCTCCGGAGATGGTCGTCTCGGCGATTTCTGCCATGCAGGATGCTCCTGAACTTGCTCTTGGAAACGCTTACGGGAGCAACATCGCAAACATCGCCCTCATTCTCGGCGTGACAGCGATTATTTCGCCCGTCATCGTGGTGCGGAAGGCTCTCGTGCGTGACCTGCCCGTGTTGATTGCCGTTACGGCTGTTGCCATATTCCAGGCGATGGACGGCTCCATCAGCAGGCTCGACGGCATTGTCGTGCTGCTCGTTTTTGCGGGCGTGATGACCTTCAATGTCGTGAGCGAACTTCGCCAGAAAAAGGGTGTGGCTGCGGAAGAAACGGTTGCATCGGAATCGGGTGAGAGCGAAAAGCTTTCTCTTGGAAAGTCTATCCTGTGGCTTGTGCTCGGGCTTGCTCTGTTGGTGGCAAGTTCCCGTGCACTCGTGTGGGGCGCGGTAGAAATTGCGCGTGCTCTCGGCGTGAGTGACCTGCTGATTGGCCTTACGATTGTCGCCGTGGGTACCTCGCTCCCGGAACTTGCGAGTTCCATTGCGGCAGCCCGCAAGGGCGAGAACGACCTCGCCATTGGCAACATTATCGGGTCGAACCTGTTCAATACGCTCATGGTGGTAGGTATCGCAGCGATGATTGCGCCGATGCATTCCTTCAGCGCTTCTATCCTGAGTCGTGATCTGCCGGTTATGGCCGTGCTGACTGTTCTCCTGCTGTTGTTCGGGCTCCCTGTCCGCAAGAGCAGAGTCGGTGCGGATGGCAAGCGCATTGGCCGCATCAACCGCCTTGAAGGTACCGTGTTTCTCGTTGCCTACGTGGGCTATATCGGCGTGCTTATTGCGCAGGCGACCGGAGTCTTGAAGTAGCGTGCTTTTCCATTCCTGGTATTTCATTCTGTTTGCGGTCGCTGTCGTAGGGCTATACTACGCGGTTCCCGTGGGCAGGGAAAATGCCTGGGGCGGCAAGTTCCGTCGCATACTGATTCTCGTTGCGAGCCTCTACTTTTATGCGGTGTGGCGACCCGAGTACCTTGCGCTTATCCTTGCGACAATCGGCGTGGATTACACGATGGCGCGCTTTATCGAAAGGTTTGGCCGGAGTGCGGATGGTGCTGTTGATGGCGTGCCTGTCGCGAATATTAAACGGCGCATTGCGCTTGCTGTTTCGCTGAGCTTTGACCTCGGGCTTCTGTTTGCGTTCAAGTACCTGGGATTCTTTGAGGAAACGTGGAATGCGATTGTCGCCCCGTGGATGGGGAAGCCTTTGGACTTGCCCAAACTGTTGCTCCCGATGGGGATATCGTTCTATACGTTCCAGAGCCTGAGCTACGTGATTGACGTTTATCGCGGGAAGATCCCTGCGTGCAGGAACATCGCGCAGTACGCGTTGTACGTGACGTTCTTCCCGCAGTTGGTGGCGGGCCCTATCGAGCGCGCTCCGCACTTGATGCCGCAACTTGCGCTTGAGCACCGCTTCGATTTGGGCGACTTGCAGGCGGGCATGTTCCGCATATTGCAGGGGTTCTTCAAGAAGGCCGTGCTGGCAGACCACCTGGGCGTATTCGTGGATGGCGTGTTCAATGGTGTTGCTGCGGGCCACGTGTCGGAACTGTCTCCTGTAGAACTGATTCTTGCGGGCATTTTCTTTACCTTCCAGATTTATTTCGACTTCTCGGGTTATTCGGATATCGCTATCGGTATCGCGCGGATTTTTGGCGTGCGCTTGATGGAAAACTTCAATGCGCCGCTGCTTGCGACAAGCATCTACGACTTCTGGAAACGCTGGCATATCTCGCTTACGAGCTGGTTCCGCGAATACGTTTACTTTAGCCTCGGCGGTTCGCACAAGGGACGCCCGCGCGCTATCGTGAACGTGCTTGTCGTATTTTTCTTGAGCGGGCTCTGGCACGGTGCGGCATGGACTTTCGTGGCGTGGGGCGTGTGTCACGGTGTCGCGTATGTGCTGGAACGCCCGTGGCGTAAGCTCCCGGTAAAGTACCCGTGGCTCGGTCGTATCAAGACTTTTGCGCTTGTCGTGCTGTTTTTCACGCTGTTCCGCGCACCGGATTTTGGCACGTGGCTCAACTACATTGTCGGCATATTTAATTTCGGACCGTTTGAAAACCTGGCGCAAGCGTACATTGTTCTTCACGGCGATGCGTACTTGAATGGTCCTCTTATGTTGTGCGGTGGAGCATGTGTGCATTCGCTTTTCTGTGTCGATAACGATGCTTTGCATGTCCCTGCAGCATTTAGCGTGTTAATCGGCCTATTGATATGGGGAATCCGCTCGCTTGTGACTCGCGGTGGAACGCGCGGTTGCGTGGTGGGCGATGAACCGGGTGCGTGGCGCTGGACATGGTGCCTTGTCTACCTGTTGGCAATCATTTTCCTCGGCCGCTTTAGCGGGCAGGGCTTCATTTACTTCCAGTTCTAGGGGGCGACGGTGGATACAAAGACTAAAATCGCTCTCTGGTGTGTTCGCGGGCTCGGCCTGCTTTCCATTGCATTGCTCGGGATTTTCTTTAGCGGGGCGTTCCCGCAGTGGTTTACCGGCAGGGGAGACCTCTTCAGGCTCACTTCCGTAAAGAATTTCAAGGAAGATGTCGACGAGCCGTACCATCCCGACGAAAGCGTGCATACTGCGCCGCTCGATTCGGGTATCGTGTGGTGGCTGGGAGACAGTTTTAGCCGCGTGCAGTTCGGGCACAAGCCCTTGCCCGAAGAAGTTTCGGATAAACTGTCTGCGGAAAGAATCGGGAAGGTTGCTGCGGTGGATTACATTGACCTGCAGGGTTCCCCGAAGTCGCTGTTTGCGCTTGCCGCTGCCCGCGCGAAGGAAGGGAAGCCCGTTCCGAAAGTTATCGTAGTGGAATGTGTTGAACGCAATGTATATGCGAACTTCGGTGCGAATGCGGTATTTGATTACGGTGACGTGGCGCCCTGGAACGAGGGCAAGGGCCTAGGCTCAAAAGTCAAGCGCATCCGCCGTCGAGCCTTCCTCGAGGCTCCGGGAACGGTCGACTTTAAGTTGCGCAGGTTCCCGCCGGTGGCCGCCCTGCGGGAACTCACGGATACGTGGCGCTACTCGCTCTACAAGGATACGCATCCGGGTGCGGACGAGGGCTGGGCTGGGGTTGGCGTTTATCACGAAGAGAAACCTTTCCTTGCTTTTGCGGAAGATACTGCCGGAGTGCTCCTTTACAACAAGAATTCTGAAGAATACAAGGCTGTGGTGGAACACCTGAAGGACCTAGATTCCTTGGCAAAAACCTTCGGTGCGCGCCTCCTGTTTGTGATGGCTCCGAACAGGAATCTTTTCTGGCGCGACGATGTGAATGAATGGTTGTTGCCTGCAGGCTTGCCGCTGGTATCTCCCGATGCAAGGCACTACTTTGACTTTTACGATATGCTTGATTCTGCTGGCATCGAGAACGTTGACCTGACGGTTCCGTTCTTCAAGGCGCGTAAGGCCGGCAAGGATATATTCTGGAGGACAGATTCCCACTGGAACGGAAACGCGCACGAAATTGCTAGCGATTGGATTGCGACAAAACTGTCACTAATGTTGTTCCCGAAGAAGAGGCTGGTCGCGAAGATGCCTTGTGTGTTCTAGACCGGCGGGAAGAACAGGTACGCGATTGCGATTGCCGAGATGATGCCTACCGCATCGGAAATGAGTGCGCAGGTGAGGGCGTGGCGCGTCTTCTTGATGCCCACGGAACCGAAATAAACCGCGATGATGTAGAACGTGGTGTCGGTTGCGCCTTGGAACATGCAGCTGAGGCGCCCTGCAAAGCTGTCTGCACCGAAGGTCTTCATGGCGTCAATCATCATGCCGCGTGCACCGCCTCCGCTCAGGGGCTTCATGAATGCTGTGGGGA from Fibrobacter sp. UWR3 includes the following:
- a CDS encoding M17 family metallopeptidase; translation: MKFNIIATESQKANAYALFFVKKSVQFSTILSENGKKQVESVLNGMKDGPFEDLEFLEIDGKPTFFVDAAKERGLSALDHLRMAAYRLAGRAMKKQVPSVSIFLADAADEQFKAILHGLSYADYKFDAYKSKQEKNFQVTFEIVAGEHVKDFKKIAEDVAVEQKAVTLARNLINTCASDLYPAEFVQNAKTIAKYTPSLSIKVRDMKQLEKEGFMGHVTVGKGSSHEPYMITLSYDGTKGAKRTSKDHLVFVGKGLTFDTGGLCLKPPKSMPEMISDMSGAATVLAAIQAIATLKLPIHVSAVCCLAENAIGNKSVLPGDIFKAKNGKTVMVDNTDAEGRLVLSDGLAEAGEIGATHIVDLATLTGAMVRALGYAIAGFFSNDDDLGLKVINCGEACCEKFWSMPLEEEYADALKDKFADLKNTGTDAGAISAALFLQEFVPENTAWAHCDIAGTAFVTKKWKYTEYGATGFGVQTLIELAREFAQA
- a CDS encoding porin family protein, with product MNTKMKSFGFVLALTAFAMAQEAAPVAEAAAPAPETAAVQEAAPAEAAPAVPAQEPAAATEPAAETAPEAPQAVAQEPAPAQDASTGSATETAPVETAAPAPQPEPQPAPVADEGDMPAPKAVRGVDAESQPVYGAQTTAPVETTVRETRVYRLKAEPIPMKFSFGVQGFAGMNTLFDNNWDFEESYDGIAWKAGLFAVVPLNEYTMGFKIGALFDHSEASASYSYGSDYSKEAHVKFKMDRVTIPLLFMLKSMYSNFSFDFGMQVSVPVQDTFKYSYEKADGTPVNGNADMIDLDYRNSMDFALLLGLSIKANNYLSFDIRYECGISNAYDGVPGWRINELTSNTFLFGISFYVL
- a CDS encoding calcium/sodium antiporter — translated: MILPIVAIVLGLGVLVWSADKFVDGAVGVAKFCGMSTLLIGMVIVGFGTSAPEMVVSAISAMQDAPELALGNAYGSNIANIALILGVTAIISPVIVVRKALVRDLPVLIAVTAVAIFQAMDGSISRLDGIVVLLVFAGVMTFNVVSELRQKKGVAAEETVASESGESEKLSLGKSILWLVLGLALLVASSRALVWGAVEIARALGVSDLLIGLTIVAVGTSLPELASSIAAARKGENDLAIGNIIGSNLFNTLMVVGIAAMIAPMHSFSASILSRDLPVMAVLTVLLLLFGLPVRKSRVGADGKRIGRINRLEGTVFLVAYVGYIGVLIAQATGVLK
- a CDS encoding MBOAT family protein codes for the protein MLFHSWYFILFAVAVVGLYYAVPVGRENAWGGKFRRILILVASLYFYAVWRPEYLALILATIGVDYTMARFIERFGRSADGAVDGVPVANIKRRIALAVSLSFDLGLLFAFKYLGFFEETWNAIVAPWMGKPLDLPKLLLPMGISFYTFQSLSYVIDVYRGKIPACRNIAQYALYVTFFPQLVAGPIERAPHLMPQLALEHRFDLGDLQAGMFRILQGFFKKAVLADHLGVFVDGVFNGVAAGHVSELSPVELILAGIFFTFQIYFDFSGYSDIAIGIARIFGVRLMENFNAPLLATSIYDFWKRWHISLTSWFREYVYFSLGGSHKGRPRAIVNVLVVFFLSGLWHGAAWTFVAWGVCHGVAYVLERPWRKLPVKYPWLGRIKTFALVVLFFTLFRAPDFGTWLNYIVGIFNFGPFENLAQAYIVLHGDAYLNGPLMLCGGACVHSLFCVDNDALHVPAAFSVLIGLLIWGIRSLVTRGGTRGCVVGDEPGAWRWTWCLVYLLAIIFLGRFSGQGFIYFQF